AACTATCCTGGTCGATGGTATTTATGGCAGTCAAACAATCCATGGTATTTCGGTCCAGGCAGTGCCTGCCTATAATATCGGCCATGATAAAAACAAATGTGTCGGTTATGTGGTTACCGTCGACGATATTAAGATCTATGCTTCCGGGGACACCTCAACAACGGACTATATGAAAGATGTCCTGTCCCACGAAAAAATCGATTATGCCTTCTTGCCAATCGATGGCTTTTATAACATGAATCCTGAAGAAGCCGCTCAATGTGCCAAAATCATTGGTGCCACCCATACCATCCCTATTCATATGAAACCGGGCGCCTTGTTTGACCGGGAACTTGCCGAAACTTTTGTGGCCGATGGCCGCCTGATTTTAGAACCGAATGACGAAATAACACTGTAAATCTTTTGGAGGTAGACCAATTATTCATCTTATCAAAAATTCATCTTTTTATAAAAATGTAGCGACGATTGCCATTCCCATTACTTTTCAAAGTCTCATCACGATTGGCATCAATATGACTGATACCATGATGGTGGGCACCCTTGGAGAAGTGCCCCTATCGGGAGCTTCGCTAGCGAATCAGTTCATTATGATTTTTCAGATCTGTTGCATGGGAATTGGCATGGGCGCTTCTGTTCTTACTTCCCGTTTCTGGGGGATGCAAAATCCGGATGCGCTAAAAAAAACCATTACCATTATGTTTCGCATCTGTCTGAGTTTTGCTTTGTGCTTTTCTCTGGCCACCTATTTTTTCCCAGAAGCAATTATCGGTATTTATTCAACTGATCCAGAAGTTATTCGGGAAGGTACACTTTATTTTAAATGGGCCATTCCCTGTTATCTTCTTTTGGGACTCTCACTGACCTCCACCATTGTATTGCGAAGTGTTGGTCAAGTCCGTCTTCCCCTTATTTCATCGATTTGTGCGTTTTTCATCAACATCTTTTTTAATTATCTGTTCATCTTTGGCAATTTCGGAGCCCCCCGAATGGCAATTGAGGGTTCTGCCCTCTCTACTTTAATTGCCCGAACGGTCGAATTTTCAATCATTTGCGGTTATTTATTTTTGATTGATAAAAAAATCCGTTATCGACTCCAACACCTCTTTATGCATTGCCGGGATATTTTAGCAGAATACTTTAGGGTTGCCATTCCGGTTTTGATCAGCGATGCTTTATTAGCACTCGGTAATAATACCGTCGTCATGGTCATTGGACGCCTTGGTGTCAGTTTTGTCTCGGCCAACGCCATTACCTTAGTGCTGCAACAACTCAGCACCGTTTTTATTCAGGGAATTGCTAATGCCAGCGCGATCATCACCGGTCACACCTTGGGACGAGGTGATGAAGAGGCGGCTCAGCAGCAGGGATTTACCTTTTTATATATGGGCATTGCCGTTGGTATTATTGGCGCCGTTCTAATCTGGTTAATCAGTAAACCGATGATCAGTTTCTACAATCTAACCCTGGAAACGCAACTGATCACCTATCAACTAACCTTTGCCATCGGTTTTATCGTCATTTTTCAGTCTGCCAACAGCATCCTGACCAAGGGAGTTCTCCGCGGCGGCGGCGACACTCGTTTTTTAATGCTCGCCGACATCATCTTTTTATGGGTGGTCTCGATTCCGCTTGGGGCATTGGCTGGTTTAGTCTGGCATTTACCGGCCTTTTGGATTTACACCTTGCTCAAAATTGATCAGGTTCTCAAATGTGTCTGGTGCGTTTATCGCTTAAAAAGCCGAAAATGGATTAAGAAAATCGTCGCCTGTCCGGTTAATCAAAATCAATAAGCCCAATATTTTAGGCCGAATCTGTTGCTTTCGGTATTTAATTTATTTGTTGCGCTTTTCCGATTGAAGATATTTAATTAAATCATTCTCCGGTAATGGTTCACTAAAAAAATAACCTTGATAATAATCACATCTCAAATGGTGAAGGGCATTGCGTTGCGCTTCATTTTCAACGTATTCAGCGATGACTAAACAATGTAAAGATTCAGCTAAAAAAACGATTGATGAAATAATATTACCGCAATTGTTATTATTTAAAATCTCTTGCACCAACGAACCATCAATTTTGATGGTATCAAAATCATATTCTTTGATATAAACTAAAGAGCTATGGCCCTTGCCGTAATCATCAAGGGCCAGTCGAAAACCGTGTTTTTTAATTGACTTGATCCGCTCGATGATGTCCGGGTTGTTTGAAAGTGCCAATTGTTCTGTTATTTCAATTTCAAGGTTATTATGTCTGACATGATGATCTTTGGCAATCTGATCGAGCGTTTCAACTAAAAATTCATTCTCTAATTGCATTACCGAAATATTAATGGACATGATCAGGTTATCACAACCCAAAGCAGCCAAGTTTTCGAGTTCGCTGCAGGCTGTCTCAACGATCCAATAACCAAGTTTATCAATAATCTGCGACTCCTCCGCAAGGGCAATGACCAATGGCGGATAAATATACCCATAATATTCATGCTGCCACCTTAATAAAGCTTCAACACCAGTAATGTTTCCAGCATAATCTACTTGCGGCTGATAAAATAAGGTTAGCTTATT
This is a stretch of genomic DNA from Acetobacterium woodii DSM 1030. It encodes these proteins:
- a CDS encoding MBL fold metallo-hydrolase, producing the protein MGKLFYQGHGSYRIVSDRGIVIYVDPFAGEGYDLPADIVLISHEHPDHNQLSLIQQKAGCVVLRPETILVDGIYGSQTIHGISVQAVPAYNIGHDKNKCVGYVVTVDDIKIYASGDTSTTDYMKDVLSHEKIDYAFLPIDGFYNMNPEEAAQCAKIIGATHTIPIHMKPGALFDRELAETFVADGRLILEPNDEITL
- a CDS encoding MATE family efflux transporter, whose product is MTFQSLITIGINMTDTMMVGTLGEVPLSGASLANQFIMIFQICCMGIGMGASVLTSRFWGMQNPDALKKTITIMFRICLSFALCFSLATYFFPEAIIGIYSTDPEVIREGTLYFKWAIPCYLLLGLSLTSTIVLRSVGQVRLPLISSICAFFINIFFNYLFIFGNFGAPRMAIEGSALSTLIARTVEFSIICGYLFLIDKKIRYRLQHLFMHCRDILAEYFRVAIPVLISDALLALGNNTVVMVIGRLGVSFVSANAITLVLQQLSTVFIQGIANASAIITGHTLGRGDEEAAQQQGFTFLYMGIAVGIIGAVLIWLISKPMISFYNLTLETQLITYQLTFAIGFIVIFQSANSILTKGVLRGGGDTRFLMLADIIFLWVVSIPLGALAGLVWHLPAFWIYTLLKIDQVLKCVWCVYRLKSRKWIKKIVACPVNQNQ